From uncultured Roseateles sp., the proteins below share one genomic window:
- a CDS encoding GNAT family N-acetyltransferase, giving the protein MGVDFIALLSAGQIAPRDCIQPVAAARLTMEPQRAEHAEAMFEVLSDPALYEYENAPPASLDALRERYRQLESRVSPNGAELWLNWILRLAGGTPIGYVQATLRPQGRAAIAYELGSAWWGQGLASEAVQAMVDELAQHYQVHHLFAVHKQQNQRSHRLLLRLAFTPCSAEEHAQRGVDADELLMQKQLP; this is encoded by the coding sequence ATGGGCGTTGATTTCATCGCCCTGCTCAGCGCGGGTCAGATCGCGCCACGCGACTGCATCCAGCCAGTGGCAGCCGCGCGCCTCACGATGGAGCCGCAACGGGCCGAGCATGCCGAGGCGATGTTCGAGGTCCTCAGCGACCCGGCCCTGTATGAATACGAAAACGCGCCGCCGGCCTCGCTGGATGCGCTGCGCGAGCGCTACCGCCAACTCGAGTCCCGCGTCTCGCCCAATGGCGCCGAGCTGTGGCTCAACTGGATCTTGCGCTTGGCCGGCGGCACGCCTATCGGCTATGTGCAGGCCACCTTGCGGCCGCAGGGCCGCGCCGCCATCGCCTACGAGCTGGGCAGCGCCTGGTGGGGCCAAGGCCTGGCCAGCGAGGCCGTGCAGGCGATGGTGGACGAGCTGGCGCAGCACTACCAGGTGCACCATCTGTTCGCCGTGCACAAGCAGCAGAATCAGCGCTCGCACCGGCTGCTGCTGCGCCTGGCCTTCACCCCCTGTTCGGCCGAAGAACATGCGCAGCGTGGGGTTGACGCCGATGAATTGCTGATGCAAAAACAGCTGCCCTGA
- a CDS encoding nuclear transport factor 2 family protein encodes MPLTRLIALVALSSALSLPTQAQLPVQANPDHAALLASPDARLAANKRLVYDFWREVFEGGHMELVDKYLAEGYIQHNPTVPTGRAGFVAVFSQFAKPKPIQDKVRAPLVAIIAEGDLVVLSFARTGTDPKDPQKKYSTTWFDMFRIEGGKIAEHWDPATP; translated from the coding sequence ATGCCTCTGACCCGCCTTATTGCGCTTGTCGCCCTGAGCTCGGCGCTGTCCCTGCCCACCCAGGCCCAGCTGCCGGTGCAGGCCAACCCCGACCACGCCGCCCTGCTGGCCAGCCCCGATGCCCGGCTGGCCGCCAACAAGCGCCTGGTCTATGACTTCTGGCGCGAGGTGTTCGAGGGCGGCCATATGGAGCTGGTCGACAAGTATCTGGCCGAGGGTTATATCCAGCACAACCCCACCGTGCCCACCGGCCGCGCCGGCTTTGTTGCCGTGTTCTCGCAGTTCGCCAAGCCCAAGCCGATACAGGACAAGGTGCGCGCGCCGCTGGTGGCCATCATCGCCGAGGGCGATCTGGTCGTGCTGTCATTCGCGCGCACCGGCACCGACCCCAAGGACCCGCAGAAGAAATACAGCACGACCTGGTTCGATATGTTCCGCATCGAGGGCGGCAAGATCGCGGAGCACTGGGATCCGGCGACGCCTTGA
- a CDS encoding DUF1801 domain-containing protein: MASANRKLGPADSSAAVDELMASLAHPHRDAIAALREIVRGADAGIAEGVKWNAPSFRTTEYFATTHLRAKTGIALILHLGAKVRDIPSLTVDDPQGLLSWLAKDRAMVSWAVLPELQAQAPALQALIRRWIAFV; the protein is encoded by the coding sequence ATGGCCAGCGCAAACCGCAAACTGGGCCCCGCAGACAGCAGTGCCGCCGTCGACGAGTTGATGGCAAGCCTGGCGCATCCGCACCGGGATGCGATAGCCGCCCTGCGCGAGATCGTCCGCGGCGCGGACGCCGGCATCGCCGAGGGCGTGAAGTGGAACGCACCCAGCTTTCGCACCACCGAATACTTCGCCACCACGCACCTGCGTGCCAAGACCGGCATAGCCCTGATCCTGCACCTGGGCGCCAAGGTGCGTGACATCCCCTCGCTCACCGTGGATGACCCCCAGGGCCTGCTGAGCTGGCTGGCCAAGGACCGGGCCATGGTCAGCTGGGCAGTGCTGCCCGAGCTGCAGGCCCAGGCCCCGGCTCTGCAGGCGCTGATACGGCGCTGGATCGCCTTTGTCTGA
- a CDS encoding GNAT family protein: MQFTDLPISSHPRVALRPLTSEDLPAWYAYLSQPLVYEHTSWNVQSADDLQSYVGIDPAATAPLRLAIAPRSSDQLIGTAGFHTVSPLNRSAEIAYDLAPGHWGQGIATTVCHTLVDWAFGHLGLLRVQATCLESNERSSRVLETCGFQREGMLRSYRMVRGTPGNFWMFSRITAP, from the coding sequence ATGCAATTCACTGACCTGCCCATCAGCAGCCATCCGCGGGTCGCGCTGCGTCCGCTGACAAGCGAAGACCTGCCCGCCTGGTACGCCTATCTGTCGCAGCCACTGGTGTATGAGCACACCAGCTGGAATGTGCAGTCGGCCGACGACTTGCAGTCCTATGTCGGGATTGACCCTGCCGCAACGGCGCCGCTGCGCTTGGCGATTGCCCCGCGCAGCAGCGACCAGCTGATCGGCACGGCTGGATTCCACACGGTATCGCCGCTGAACCGCAGCGCCGAAATCGCCTACGATCTGGCGCCTGGGCATTGGGGTCAGGGCATTGCCACTACGGTGTGCCACACGCTGGTGGACTGGGCCTTTGGCCACCTCGGCCTGCTCAGGGTGCAAGCCACCTGCCTGGAATCGAATGAGCGGTCGAGCCGGGTACTGGAGACCTGCGGCTTCCAGCGCGAAGGGATGCTGCGCAGCTATCGCATGGTGCGGGGCACACCGGGCAATTTCTGGATGTTTTCAAGGATCACTGCGCCATGA
- a CDS encoding anti-sigma factor: MDYSRPPLADRLAAAYAAGTLRGPARRRYEALLPAHPALRHALHSWQARLMPLSTSVPPVTPPPVVWQRIQQQLGHLNPAPAVQRWWQGVSFWRALSGLSTAAVVGLAVLLAVPEPVQPPIVVVLESTQESTQAAAGGVMNARFVASISPDGRAVVTRALQPVSLEADRALELWAVPPQGAPRSLGLIAAQGASLVQKSRVPVGTAALAVSLEPSGGSTTGAPTGPVLYVGKIGI; the protein is encoded by the coding sequence ATGGATTACAGCCGCCCCCCACTCGCCGACCGCCTGGCCGCCGCCTATGCCGCCGGTACCCTTCGCGGCCCGGCCCGCCGTCGCTATGAGGCCTTGCTGCCGGCCCATCCGGCGCTGCGCCATGCGCTGCACAGCTGGCAGGCCAGGCTGATGCCCTTGAGCACCAGCGTACCGCCGGTCACGCCGCCGCCGGTGGTCTGGCAGCGCATCCAGCAGCAGCTGGGCCATCTGAATCCCGCCCCGGCCGTGCAGCGCTGGTGGCAGGGCGTGAGCTTCTGGCGCGCGCTGTCGGGCCTGAGCACCGCGGCCGTCGTCGGCCTGGCCGTGCTGCTGGCCGTGCCGGAACCGGTGCAACCGCCCATCGTGGTGGTGCTGGAGTCGACCCAGGAATCGACACAAGCCGCGGCCGGTGGTGTGATGAACGCCCGCTTCGTTGCCAGCATCAGCCCCGATGGCCGCGCCGTGGTCACCCGTGCGCTGCAGCCGGTCAGCCTGGAGGCCGACCGCGCGCTGGAGCTGTGGGCCGTGCCGCCCCAGGGCGCCCCGCGCTCGCTGGGCCTGATCGCCGCTCAGGGCGCCTCGCTGGTGCAGAAGAGCCGGGTACCGGTCGGTACGGCGGCGCTGGCGGTGAGCCTTGAGCCGTCCGGCGGCTCCACCACCGGCGCACCGACCGGGCCGGTGCTCTACGTCGGCAAGATCGGCATCTGA
- a CDS encoding SDR family oxidoreductase, which translates to MDLGLKGLRAVVTGGSAGIGAAVVRALAAEGCDVAFCARTPARIADALTALQGLPGRVQAQAVDVTDTAQFQAWLAGLGGFDIFVANVSALSGDWAAALATDIRATVDATEAALPWLQRSPHGALTYIGSKAGSLAAPNSAAYGAAKAAMAHYMKSLSARLLPAVRVNTVSPGDTLFDGGLWDRVRRDEPEVYQKVLQRNPTQRLATAEEVARVVAFVSSPAASFVAGANWYIDGGSVQHVQI; encoded by the coding sequence ATGGATCTCGGGCTCAAAGGCCTGCGGGCCGTCGTCACCGGGGGCTCGGCGGGCATAGGCGCCGCCGTGGTGCGGGCGCTGGCGGCCGAGGGCTGCGATGTGGCTTTCTGTGCCCGCACGCCGGCCCGCATAGCTGACGCGCTGACGGCGCTGCAAGGTCTGCCCGGCCGGGTGCAGGCTCAAGCCGTGGACGTGACGGACACGGCGCAGTTCCAGGCCTGGCTGGCCGGGCTGGGCGGCTTCGACATCTTCGTGGCCAATGTCAGCGCCCTGTCGGGTGACTGGGCCGCGGCGCTGGCCACCGACATCCGCGCCACCGTCGATGCCACCGAGGCCGCCCTGCCCTGGCTGCAGCGCTCGCCCCATGGCGCGTTGACCTATATCGGATCCAAGGCCGGGTCGCTGGCCGCGCCGAACTCGGCCGCCTATGGTGCGGCCAAGGCGGCGATGGCGCATTACATGAAGTCGCTGTCGGCGCGGCTGTTGCCGGCGGTGCGCGTCAACACCGTCTCGCCCGGAGACACCCTGTTCGACGGCGGCCTGTGGGACCGCGTGCGCCGCGATGAGCCCGAGGTCTATCAAAAGGTGCTGCAGCGCAACCCGACGCAGCGCCTGGCCACGGCGGAGGAGGTGGCCCGCGTCGTCGCCTTTGTGTCCAGCCCGGCCGCCAGCTTTGTGGCCGGGGCCAACTGGTATATCGATGGCGGTTCGGTCCAGCATGTGCAGATCTGA
- a CDS encoding YciI family protein produces the protein MPDIRYVVMHHPGPRWQAGVPLFEQQGLQAHVEHYRQLLAQGKLALGGPFLDAAAGGMMVPTAGLDEAEIRAFAEADPAVVSGLLTFELRQWMVGMRA, from the coding sequence ATGCCCGATATTCGCTACGTCGTCATGCACCACCCCGGCCCGCGCTGGCAGGCCGGCGTCCCGCTGTTCGAGCAGCAGGGCTTGCAGGCCCATGTTGAGCACTACCGGCAGTTGCTGGCCCAGGGCAAGCTGGCACTGGGCGGGCCGTTTCTCGATGCGGCGGCCGGCGGCATGATGGTGCCGACCGCAGGGCTGGACGAGGCCGAGATCCGAGCCTTTGCCGAGGCCGATCCGGCCGTCGTCTCGGGCCTGCTGACGTTCGAGCTGAGGCAGTGGATGGTGGGCATGCGGGCATGA
- a CDS encoding pyridoxamine 5'-phosphate oxidase family protein — translation MTDSTHPHLIQTLAQLEALFGSVGEASMKKEVAYLHPSYAALIKASPFATLATAGPEGLDASPRGDPPGFVQVLDEKTLLLPERRGNNRIDSLRNIMADPRVALLFLIPGIGETLRVNGRARISVAPELLERCAMAGKLPQCVIVIDIERVFFQCARAIQRSRLWDTGDAKPEVPSAGAILEALTDSSINGAEYDREAPARQARTLY, via the coding sequence ATGACCGACAGCACCCACCCCCACCTGATACAGACGCTGGCCCAGCTCGAAGCGCTGTTCGGCAGCGTCGGCGAGGCTTCGATGAAGAAGGAGGTGGCCTATCTGCACCCCAGCTATGCAGCGCTGATCAAGGCCTCGCCCTTTGCCACGCTGGCCACGGCCGGCCCGGAGGGGTTGGATGCCTCGCCGCGCGGCGATCCGCCGGGTTTTGTGCAGGTGCTCGATGAGAAGACCCTGCTGCTGCCCGAGCGCCGCGGCAACAACCGCATCGACAGCCTGCGCAACATCATGGCCGACCCGCGCGTGGCCCTGCTGTTCCTGATACCCGGCATCGGCGAGACGCTGCGCGTCAACGGCCGGGCCCGCATCAGCGTCGCGCCGGAGCTGCTGGAGCGCTGCGCGATGGCGGGCAAGCTGCCGCAGTGCGTGATCGTGATCGATATCGAGCGCGTGTTCTTCCAGTGCGCCCGGGCGATCCAGCGCTCCCGGCTGTGGGACACCGGGGATGCGAAGCCCGAGGTGCCCAGCGCCGGCGCGATCCTGGAAGCGTTGACCGACTCCTCGATCAACGGCGCAGAGTACGACCGCGAGGCGCCAGCCCGGCAGGCCAGGACACTGTACTGA
- a CDS encoding ATP-binding cassette domain-containing protein, with protein MIRISKVSKTFQINGEPRAALDNISLDIRAGEVFGIIGRSGAGKSTLVRTLNLLERPSSGQIVVAGQDITALNAGELQRFRRRVGMVFQHFNLLQAKTVAENIRFPLKLGGTLSAAQMDARVEELLQLVGLAEQRHQYPAQLSGGQKQRVGIARALANQPDVLLCDEATSALDPETTQSILRLLLDINRRLNLTIVLITHEMDVIRAVCDRVAILERGRLVETGEVADVFLFPQHAATRALLAESHQAGATDLQTLRAELGASTHGPLLRLSFLDEAATQPLLSQLSLELNLQLNVLQGTIGRIKGRPFGQLVVELLHTEQDLTLLPRLLNALRGRRIHFEVLDEMQPLLEAAA; from the coding sequence GTGATTCGTATCAGCAAAGTCAGCAAAACATTCCAGATCAACGGTGAACCGCGGGCGGCGCTGGACAACATCAGCCTGGACATCCGCGCCGGCGAGGTCTTCGGCATCATCGGCCGCTCGGGCGCCGGCAAGAGCACCCTGGTGCGCACCCTGAACCTGCTGGAGCGGCCCAGCAGCGGCCAGATCGTCGTCGCCGGGCAGGACATCACCGCGCTGAACGCAGGCGAATTGCAGCGCTTCCGCCGCCGCGTCGGCATGGTGTTTCAGCACTTCAATCTGCTGCAGGCAAAGACGGTGGCCGAGAACATACGCTTCCCGCTGAAGCTGGGCGGCACGCTGAGCGCCGCACAGATGGACGCGCGGGTCGAGGAGCTGCTGCAGCTGGTGGGCCTGGCCGAGCAGCGCCACCAGTACCCGGCCCAGCTGTCGGGCGGGCAGAAGCAGCGCGTCGGCATTGCCCGCGCGCTGGCCAATCAGCCCGATGTGCTGCTGTGCGACGAGGCCACCTCGGCGCTGGACCCCGAGACCACCCAGTCCATCCTGCGCCTGCTGCTGGACATCAACCGCCGGCTGAACCTGACCATCGTGCTGATCACCCACGAGATGGACGTGATTCGCGCCGTCTGCGACCGCGTGGCCATCCTCGAGCGCGGCCGGCTGGTCGAGACGGGCGAGGTGGCCGATGTGTTCCTGTTCCCGCAACACGCGGCGACCCGCGCGCTGCTGGCCGAGAGCCACCAGGCCGGCGCCACCGATCTGCAGACGCTGCGCGCCGAGCTCGGCGCCTCCACCCACGGACCGCTGCTGCGGCTGAGCTTTCTCGACGAGGCAGCCACGCAGCCGCTGCTCAGCCAGCTGTCGCTGGAACTGAACCTGCAGCTGAATGTGCTGCAAGGCACCATCGGCCGCATCAAGGGCCGGCCCTTCGGCCAGTTGGTGGTGGAGCTGCTGCACACCGAGCAGGACCTGACCCTGTTGCCCAGGCTGCTGAACGCACTGCGTGGCCGCCGCATCCATTTCGAGGTGCTGGACGAAATGCAGCCGCTGCTGGAGGCCGCGGCATGA
- a CDS encoding sigma-70 family RNA polymerase sigma factor: protein MPLPAQDWSQSSKELSQLLARVGLGDREAFARLYERSSARLFGVVLRIQRDQAAAEDILQEVFVKVWRSAAGFDAAQSQPLTWLTSVARNAAIDSLRRQQTQPQVQVSRRSDDDDDAPDAVDLAADEAPGPLELLSRATEARALNHCMQDLNAMQKQSLALAFYDGLSHAEVAEKMAQPLGTVKSWVRRALLSLKNCLEHAQLRDVNAGSPAGQA, encoded by the coding sequence ATGCCCCTGCCTGCCCAAGACTGGTCACAAAGCAGCAAAGAGCTGTCGCAGCTGCTGGCCCGCGTCGGCCTCGGTGACCGCGAGGCGTTTGCCAGGCTCTACGAGCGCAGCAGCGCCAGGCTGTTCGGCGTGGTGCTGCGCATTCAGCGCGACCAGGCCGCGGCCGAGGACATTCTGCAAGAGGTCTTCGTCAAGGTCTGGCGCTCCGCCGCTGGTTTCGATGCCGCCCAGAGCCAGCCGCTGACCTGGCTGACCAGCGTGGCGCGCAACGCCGCCATCGACAGTCTGCGCCGCCAGCAGACCCAGCCTCAGGTCCAGGTCAGCCGGCGCAGCGACGATGACGACGACGCTCCCGATGCCGTCGATCTGGCCGCCGACGAGGCGCCCGGGCCGCTGGAACTGCTGAGCCGCGCCACCGAGGCCAGGGCACTGAACCACTGCATGCAGGATCTGAACGCGATGCAAAAGCAAAGCCTGGCCCTGGCTTTTTACGATGGCCTCAGCCATGCCGAGGTGGCCGAAAAAATGGCCCAGCCGCTGGGCACGGTGAAGAGCTGGGTGCGGCGCGCGCTGCTGTCGCTGAAGAATTGTCTGGAACATGCGCAGCTGCGTGATGTCAACGCGGGCTCGCCTGCAGGTCAGGCCTGA
- a CDS encoding GNAT family N-acetyltransferase: MTILIPMTEAGFDRYLEAAIASFAQEQITAGRWTAEQAPALSREDFMGLLPQGLATPDQHLFEILDEAGGTTIGWLWFAVMRKSGVRIAYVYDLEVMPEHRRRGHARAAFKAMEPLVRALGLASIGLHVFAHNPGAQALYASLGYEVTGINMLKQLGGADGR, encoded by the coding sequence ATGACCATACTGATACCCATGACGGAGGCCGGCTTCGACCGCTATCTGGAGGCCGCCATTGCCAGCTTCGCCCAGGAACAGATCACCGCTGGCCGCTGGACGGCCGAACAGGCGCCGGCCCTGTCCCGCGAAGACTTCATGGGCCTGCTGCCCCAGGGCCTGGCCACGCCGGACCAGCACCTGTTCGAGATCCTCGACGAGGCCGGCGGCACGACGATAGGCTGGCTGTGGTTTGCGGTGATGCGCAAGAGCGGTGTGCGCATCGCCTATGTCTATGACCTCGAGGTGATGCCCGAACACCGCCGCCGCGGCCATGCGCGCGCCGCCTTCAAGGCGATGGAGCCGCTGGTGCGGGCGCTAGGCCTGGCCAGCATCGGCCTGCATGTGTTTGCCCACAATCCCGGCGCCCAGGCCCTGTATGCCTCGCTGGGCTATGAGGTGACGGGCATCAATATGCTCAAGCAGCTGGGCGGCGCAGATGGGCGTTGA
- a CDS encoding formylglycine-generating enzyme family protein — MHAFLPLLLIALLGPAHAAEPPVVLENSLGMKFVRIPAGEFVMGSVESPEQLAKAYPQYEPERFTQLGDEGPLHRVRITKPFYLGQHEVTVGQFRRFLAASGYVPESIADGTGGYGYNPAYDPATSKRGDAFEGRDPKYSWQNPGFAQTDQHPVLNVTWNDAVAMAAWLSKTEGKTYRLPTEAEWEYACRAGTRTRYASGDDPQSLLRMANIFDADSKQNWPKWQQFALKGSDGYAFTAPVGSFAPNAWGLYDMHGNAWEWVADWHGDDYYAKSPVDDPQGPADGDVRVRRGGSWHTWAFYARSSYRNWNSAVTRYTLVGMRLLREAD, encoded by the coding sequence ATGCATGCCTTCCTGCCTTTGCTGTTGATCGCGCTGCTCGGCCCGGCCCATGCCGCCGAGCCACCGGTGGTGCTGGAGAACTCGCTGGGCATGAAGTTCGTGCGCATCCCGGCGGGCGAGTTCGTGATGGGCAGCGTCGAGTCGCCCGAGCAGCTGGCCAAGGCCTATCCGCAGTACGAGCCCGAGCGCTTCACCCAGCTCGGTGATGAGGGGCCCCTCCATCGGGTGCGCATCACCAAGCCCTTCTACCTGGGCCAGCACGAGGTGACGGTGGGGCAGTTCCGGCGCTTTCTGGCCGCCTCGGGCTATGTGCCCGAGTCGATTGCCGATGGCACCGGCGGCTATGGCTACAACCCGGCCTATGACCCCGCCACGTCGAAACGCGGCGACGCCTTCGAGGGCCGCGACCCCAAATACTCCTGGCAAAACCCCGGTTTTGCCCAGACCGACCAGCACCCGGTGCTGAACGTGACCTGGAACGACGCCGTGGCCATGGCCGCCTGGCTCAGCAAGACCGAGGGCAAGACCTACCGCCTGCCCACCGAGGCCGAGTGGGAATACGCCTGCCGCGCCGGCACGCGCACCCGCTATGCCAGCGGCGACGACCCGCAGTCGTTGCTGCGCATGGCCAACATCTTCGATGCCGACTCGAAGCAGAACTGGCCCAAATGGCAGCAATTTGCACTCAAGGGCTCTGATGGCTATGCCTTCACCGCACCGGTGGGCAGCTTTGCGCCGAATGCCTGGGGCCTGTACGACATGCACGGCAATGCCTGGGAATGGGTGGCCGACTGGCATGGCGACGACTACTACGCCAAGTCGCCGGTGGACGACCCGCAGGGCCCGGCCGATGGCGATGTGCGCGTGCGCCGCGGCGGCTCCTGGCACACCTGGGCCTTCTACGCCCGCTCGTCCTACCGCAACTGGAACAGCGCGGTGACCCGCTACACCCTGGTCGGCATGCGGCTGCTGCGGGAAGCCGACTGA